The following are from one region of the Mesorhizobium sp. B2-8-5 genome:
- the trbG gene encoding P-type conjugative transfer protein TrbG — MSPTSRLVAGTTFPRYLLSAMLVSGTTLLAGCATPAKKPPTISYDTYVPPLPPAPAAATDQRPKPLRVPPGWAPARGGAVGQTPTARIENANAAARVEPRREGYYNAIQIYPWSEGALYQVYASPGQITDIALEPGESLTGNGPIAAGDTARWIIGDTESGSGIARRVHVLVKPSRADITTNLIIATDRRSYMLELRSGAKPYMPAVAWSYPALKADLPQTIATTPVIPDVTVRNDRYGLTGDSPPWKPVSAYDDGRRVYIEFPRGIVQGEMPPIFVIGPDGEAEITNSRVYRNVLIVDRLFGAAELRLGAGKRQQTVRIVRIDGGTDHGLWRRPSVSAASKVPNAMHRRALQP, encoded by the coding sequence ATGAGCCCGACATCGCGTCTTGTTGCCGGCACGACTTTCCCAAGATATCTGCTGTCGGCCATGCTGGTGTCGGGGACGACGCTGCTTGCGGGTTGCGCCACGCCTGCGAAAAAGCCGCCGACGATCAGCTACGATACCTATGTTCCACCCTTGCCGCCGGCTCCGGCCGCCGCGACCGACCAAAGGCCGAAGCCTCTTCGCGTGCCACCAGGCTGGGCACCCGCGCGGGGCGGCGCCGTCGGGCAAACGCCGACCGCCCGAATCGAAAACGCAAACGCCGCGGCGCGCGTGGAACCGCGCCGTGAGGGCTATTACAACGCGATTCAGATCTACCCGTGGAGCGAGGGAGCGCTCTACCAGGTCTACGCCTCACCTGGCCAGATAACGGACATCGCGCTCGAGCCGGGCGAGAGCCTGACCGGAAACGGTCCGATCGCCGCCGGTGATACCGCACGCTGGATCATCGGCGACACCGAAAGCGGGTCCGGCATTGCCCGACGCGTCCACGTCCTGGTGAAACCCTCGCGGGCGGACATCACTACGAACCTTATCATCGCCACGGACCGGCGCAGCTATATGCTTGAGCTACGCTCAGGCGCGAAGCCCTACATGCCTGCCGTTGCGTGGTCCTATCCGGCTCTGAAAGCGGACCTCCCGCAGACGATCGCCACAACGCCGGTCATACCGGACGTTACAGTGCGCAACGATCGCTACGGCCTCACCGGGGACAGCCCGCCCTGGAAGCCGGTGAGCGCCTACGATGATGGGCGCAGGGTTTATATCGAGTTTCCGCGCGGCATCGTGCAAGGCGAGATGCCGCCGATTTTCGTCATCGGTCCGGACGGCGAGGCTGAAATCACCAACAGCCGCGTCTATCGAAACGTCCTGATCGTCGACCGCCTTTTTGGTGCGGCCGAACTGCGTCTTGGCGCTGGCAAGCGGCAGCAGACGGTAAGGATCGTGCGCATTGATGGAGGAACAGACCATGGATTGTGGCGGAGGCCAAGCGTCAGCGCCGCGTCGAAGGTGCCGAACGCAATGCACAGGAGAGCGCTGCAGCCATGA
- the trbE gene encoding conjugal transfer protein TrbE — MMSLAEYRRTAARLADFLPWAALVAPGVVLNKDGSFQRTARFRGPDLDSAVAAELVAVASRINNAFRRLGSGWSIFVEAQRHEAASYPESQFPNAASGLLDAERKADFDEEGVHFVSSYFLTFLFLPPPEDATRAEGWLYEGRDQAGADPGEIVRAFVDRTERVLSLLDGFMPECHWLDDGQTLTYLHSTISTKRHPVRVPETPIYLDALLADEPLAGGLEPRLGDKHLRVLTIVGFPTATTPGLLDDLNKLAFPYRWSTRAILLDKVDAVRLLTRIRRQWFAKRKSIASILKEVMTNEASALLDTDAANKAADADAALQELGADMAGMAYVTATVAIWDSDSRVADEKLRLVEKIIQGRDFTAIVETVNAVDAWLGSLPGHAYANVRQPPISTLNLAHMIPLSAVWAGPERDEHLVSPPLLYGKTEGSTPFRLVLHVGDVGHTLVVGPTGAGKSVLLALMALQFCRYRNAQVFAFDFGGSIRAATLAMGGDWHDLGGHLTEGMDASVSLQPLARVHDTYERAWAADWIVAILTREDIQITPDAKEHIWAALTSLASAPVEERTITGLSVLLQANDLKQALRPYCVGGPNGRLLDAEAEHLGQASVQAFEIEGLVGTQAAPAVLSYLFHRIGDRLDGRPTLLIIDEGWLALDDDAFAGQLREWLKTLRKKNASVVFATQSLSDIDNSAIAPAIIESCPTRLLLPNERAIEPQITAIYRRFGLNDRQIEILARATPKRDYYCQSRRGNRLFELGLSEVGLALCAASSKSDQALIGSIIAEHGRDGFLSAWLRARDVGWAADLIPNLSVPEPEKDSKP; from the coding sequence ATGATGAGCCTTGCCGAATACCGCCGGACTGCTGCTCGCCTTGCCGACTTTCTGCCTTGGGCGGCACTCGTCGCCCCCGGGGTCGTGCTCAACAAGGATGGCAGCTTTCAGCGCACCGCGAGGTTTCGCGGACCCGATCTCGACTCCGCCGTAGCGGCGGAACTTGTCGCGGTGGCATCGCGCATCAACAATGCCTTTCGTCGTCTCGGCTCGGGCTGGAGCATCTTCGTCGAAGCGCAGCGGCACGAAGCGGCTTCTTATCCCGAGAGCCAGTTTCCCAATGCGGCCTCCGGCCTGCTCGATGCCGAGCGCAAAGCCGACTTCGACGAGGAAGGGGTTCACTTCGTATCGAGCTACTTTCTCACATTCCTGTTCCTGCCGCCGCCCGAAGACGCCACGCGCGCCGAGGGCTGGCTTTATGAGGGTCGCGACCAGGCCGGCGCGGATCCGGGCGAAATCGTCCGCGCTTTCGTCGACCGGACTGAGCGCGTGCTGTCCCTGCTCGACGGGTTCATGCCTGAATGCCACTGGCTCGATGACGGCCAGACGCTGACCTACCTGCATTCGACTATCTCGACCAAGCGCCATCCGGTGCGCGTCCCCGAGACCCCAATCTATCTCGATGCGCTGCTGGCCGACGAGCCGCTCGCCGGTGGGCTCGAACCGCGGCTTGGCGACAAGCATCTTCGCGTGCTCACCATTGTCGGCTTCCCGACCGCCACGACACCTGGCCTGCTTGATGACCTCAATAAGTTGGCCTTCCCGTACCGCTGGTCGACCCGCGCGATCCTGCTCGACAAGGTCGACGCTGTCCGCCTTTTGACCAGGATACGGCGGCAATGGTTCGCCAAGCGCAAGAGCATCGCCTCGATCCTGAAGGAGGTGATGACCAACGAGGCATCAGCACTCCTCGACACCGACGCCGCCAACAAGGCGGCCGACGCCGACGCGGCGTTGCAGGAGCTCGGCGCCGACATGGCAGGCATGGCCTATGTCACCGCGACCGTGGCCATATGGGATTCCGATTCGCGCGTCGCGGACGAGAAACTACGGCTCGTCGAGAAAATCATCCAGGGCCGCGACTTCACGGCGATCGTCGAGACCGTCAACGCCGTCGACGCCTGGCTCGGCTCGTTACCCGGGCATGCTTATGCCAACGTCCGTCAGCCGCCTATCTCGACGCTCAATCTCGCCCACATGATCCCCCTCTCTGCCGTGTGGGCGGGGCCGGAACGGGACGAGCATCTGGTCAGTCCTCCCTTGCTTTACGGCAAGACCGAAGGCTCGACCCCGTTCCGGTTGGTTCTTCATGTCGGCGACGTCGGTCACACGCTGGTCGTCGGCCCGACCGGCGCCGGCAAGTCGGTGCTGCTGGCGTTGATGGCGCTGCAATTCTGCCGCTACCGCAACGCTCAGGTCTTCGCCTTCGACTTCGGCGGCTCGATCCGCGCGGCGACGCTCGCCATGGGCGGCGACTGGCACGATCTCGGGGGTCATCTCACCGAAGGCATGGACGCTTCCGTTTCGCTGCAGCCGCTCGCCCGCGTTCATGACACGTACGAGCGCGCCTGGGCGGCTGACTGGATCGTCGCGATCCTGACGCGCGAGGATATCCAGATCACGCCGGACGCAAAGGAGCATATCTGGGCGGCGCTGACCTCGCTCGCCTCGGCTCCGGTCGAGGAGCGCACCATCACCGGGCTCAGCGTGCTTCTGCAAGCCAATGACCTGAAACAGGCGCTTCGTCCCTACTGTGTTGGTGGCCCGAACGGCCGGCTGCTCGACGCAGAGGCCGAACACCTTGGCCAGGCATCCGTGCAGGCGTTCGAAATCGAAGGTCTGGTGGGCACGCAGGCCGCGCCGGCCGTCCTGTCCTATCTGTTTCATCGCATCGGCGACCGGCTCGACGGTCGTCCGACACTGCTCATCATCGACGAGGGCTGGCTTGCCCTCGATGATGACGCGTTCGCCGGGCAGTTGCGCGAGTGGCTGAAGACGCTCCGCAAGAAGAATGCCAGCGTCGTCTTCGCCACCCAGTCACTCTCCGACATCGACAATTCGGCTATCGCGCCGGCGATCATCGAAAGCTGTCCAACCAGGCTGCTGTTGCCCAATGAACGCGCGATTGAGCCGCAAATTACCGCCATTTATCGCCGCTTCGGCCTGAACGACCGCCAGATCGAGATTCTGGCCCGGGCCACACCCAAGCGCGATTATTACTGCCAGTCCCGTCGCGGCAATCGTCTCTTCGAGCTCGGCCTGTCCGAGGTCGGGCTCGCGCTTTGCGCCGCGTCCTCGAAGAGCGATCAGGCCCTGATCGGCAGCATCATCGCCGAGCATGGCCGCGACGGCTTCCTGTCGGCGTGGCTGCGTGCCCGCGACGTCGGGTGGGCCGCCGACCTCATTCCCAACCTCTCCGTTCCCGAACCTGAAAAGGATTCCAAACCATGA
- the trbJ gene encoding P-type conjugative transfer protein TrbJ has translation MTVRQSRRRVLLLVAATLAAPIAISPMMTLPAHALIVFDPSNYSQNVLTAARSLQQITNQITSLQNQAQMLINQARNLASLPLSSLQQLQQSVQRTQQLLGEAQNIAFDVQQVDKAFQQQYSSVSLSASDQQLVTDARSRWQNTVGALQDAMRVQAGVVGNIDTGRAQMSALVGASQSATGALQATQASNQLLALQGQQLADLTALVAANGRAQALTEAERAAAVDQGREQRRRFLAPGSGYQAGSVQMFNR, from the coding sequence ATGACTGTTCGTCAAAGCCGCCGGCGCGTCCTTCTTCTGGTCGCGGCGACGCTCGCCGCGCCGATCGCGATCTCGCCGATGATGACTTTGCCAGCGCATGCCTTGATCGTGTTTGATCCATCGAACTACTCCCAGAATGTCCTGACGGCTGCGCGCTCGCTGCAGCAGATCACGAACCAGATCACCTCGCTTCAGAACCAGGCCCAGATGCTGATCAACCAGGCGCGCAACCTGGCGAGCCTGCCTTTGTCCTCGCTGCAGCAACTGCAACAGTCGGTGCAGCGCACGCAACAGCTTCTCGGCGAAGCACAGAACATCGCCTTCGACGTCCAGCAGGTCGACAAGGCATTTCAGCAGCAATACAGCAGCGTCTCGCTCTCTGCTTCCGACCAGCAACTCGTCACGGACGCGCGCTCGCGCTGGCAAAACACAGTGGGAGCTCTCCAGGACGCAATGCGCGTCCAGGCGGGCGTCGTCGGAAACATCGACACCGGCCGCGCGCAGATGTCGGCGCTGGTCGGCGCCAGCCAGTCGGCGACCGGTGCGCTGCAGGCGACGCAAGCCAGCAATCAGTTGCTTGCGCTTCAGGGCCAGCAGCTTGCGGACTTGACCGCCCTGGTAGCCGCCAATGGTCGCGCCCAGGCGCTGACCGAGGCCGAGCGTGCTGCCGCGGTCGATCAGGGGCGTGAGCAACGCCGCCGCTTTCTGGCGCCTGGCTCCGGCTACCAGGCCGGCTCGGTCCAGATGTTCAACCGCTGA
- the trbF gene encoding conjugal transfer protein TrbF yields MSTFRRPAVHYGKSPRPETSYQKAEQIWDERIGSARVQARNWRAMAFGSLILSAGLATSLVWQLGRGTVVPWVVQVDKLGQAQAIEPATADYKPTDPQIAWHLARFIEQVRSIPADPIILRQDWLRAYDWTTDLGAAALNDYARAADPFSKVGKQQVAVDISSVIRASPGSFRVAWIEHHYENGQLSGTERWTAILTIVTQMPSDAERLRANPLGIYVNAINWSREMSQ; encoded by the coding sequence ATGAGCACCTTTAGGCGCCCCGCCGTCCACTACGGCAAGAGCCCTCGACCGGAAACTTCCTATCAAAAGGCTGAGCAGATCTGGGATGAACGCATCGGCTCCGCACGCGTGCAGGCTCGCAACTGGCGCGCCATGGCGTTCGGGTCGCTCATCCTGTCGGCGGGGCTAGCCACCTCACTGGTCTGGCAGTTGGGCCGCGGCACGGTCGTGCCCTGGGTCGTGCAGGTCGATAAGCTCGGCCAGGCTCAAGCGATCGAGCCGGCAACCGCCGACTATAAGCCGACCGATCCGCAGATCGCGTGGCATCTCGCCCGCTTTATCGAGCAGGTACGCTCCATCCCCGCTGACCCGATCATCCTGCGCCAGGACTGGCTGCGCGCCTATGATTGGACCACCGACCTGGGTGCTGCGGCGCTCAACGACTATGCGCGCGCTGCGGATCCTTTCTCCAAGGTCGGCAAGCAGCAGGTCGCGGTGGACATTTCTTCGGTCATCAGAGCCTCGCCGGGCTCCTTTCGTGTCGCCTGGATCGAGCACCACTACGAAAACGGTCAGCTTTCAGGCACCGAGCGCTGGACCGCGATCCTGACGATCGTGACTCAGATGCCAAGCGACGCCGAACGGCTTCGCGCCAATCCGCTCGGTATTTACGTCAACGCCATCAACTGGTCGCGGGAGATGAGCCAATGA
- the trbL gene encoding P-type conjugative transfer protein TrbL encodes MGNTGVIDQFLATFTRYIDSGFGLLGGEVAFVATTLIVIDVTLAALFWSWGADDDILARLVKKTLFVGVFAYLISNWNSLAQIIFESFSGLGLKASGTGFSAQDLLHPGKVAQTGLDAGRPLLEAISGLMGYVSFFENFIQIACLLFAWALVLLAFFILAVQLFVTLIEFKLATLAGFVLIPFGLFGKTAFMAERVLGNVISSGIKVLVLAVVIGIGSTLFGEFTQGFGGENPTIDQAMAIVLAALSLLGLGIFGPGIANGLVAGGPQLGAGAAVGTGLAAGGIAVAGYGAASLATRGGTAAFAGAASTVRGGTSLAGGGSAAYMLGAAGQSGVTSIASGLGGIARAGASAAISPLKRAAANTDQALKSNFASGVGSAAEITGGSSTMGTIGGAAAPTASGVGKPSSTQGQPEWARRLHRSQRLAHGAQTAAHAVRAGDSHGGGASISLSEGE; translated from the coding sequence ATGGGCAATACCGGCGTCATCGACCAATTCCTGGCCACCTTCACCCGTTATATCGACAGCGGCTTCGGCCTGCTCGGCGGCGAGGTCGCCTTCGTCGCCACCACGCTAATCGTTATTGACGTAACGCTTGCCGCGCTCTTCTGGAGCTGGGGCGCCGACGACGACATCCTCGCGCGGCTCGTCAAGAAGACGCTCTTTGTCGGTGTCTTCGCCTACCTGATTTCGAATTGGAACAGCCTCGCCCAAATCATCTTCGAGAGTTTCTCCGGTCTTGGTCTCAAGGCGAGTGGAACCGGCTTCTCGGCACAGGATCTGCTGCACCCGGGCAAGGTGGCGCAAACCGGCCTCGACGCCGGACGACCATTGCTTGAGGCGATCTCCGGTCTGATGGGCTACGTCTCCTTCTTTGAAAACTTCATCCAGATCGCTTGCCTGCTCTTTGCCTGGGCGCTCGTCCTGCTCGCCTTCTTCATCCTGGCGGTGCAGCTCTTTGTGACGCTGATCGAGTTCAAGCTGGCGACGCTGGCCGGCTTCGTGCTGATCCCCTTCGGGCTCTTCGGCAAGACGGCCTTCATGGCCGAACGCGTGCTCGGCAACGTCATCTCGTCCGGCATAAAGGTTCTGGTGCTTGCCGTGGTCATCGGCATCGGATCCACGCTCTTCGGCGAATTCACCCAAGGCTTCGGCGGCGAGAACCCCACCATCGACCAGGCCATGGCGATCGTGCTGGCAGCGCTGTCGCTGCTTGGTCTCGGCATCTTCGGTCCCGGCATCGCCAACGGCCTCGTCGCGGGTGGACCGCAGCTTGGCGCCGGTGCGGCCGTCGGGACTGGCCTGGCCGCGGGTGGCATCGCCGTTGCAGGCTACGGAGCAGCCAGCCTCGCGACGCGAGGCGGAACAGCCGCATTCGCGGGGGCGGCCTCAACCGTGCGTGGCGGGACCTCACTCGCTGGCGGCGGTTCGGCCGCCTATATGCTTGGCGCCGCCGGCCAGTCTGGCGTGACAAGCATCGCCTCCGGCTTGGGCGGCATTGCGCGCGCTGGCGCTTCAGCGGCAATCTCTCCACTCAAGCGCGCCGCTGCAAACACCGATCAAGCTCTTAAGTCGAACTTTGCCTCTGGCGTCGGTTCGGCCGCTGAAATCACCGGCGGCTCGTCGACCATGGGAACGATTGGCGGCGCCGCTGCGCCAACCGCGTCCGGCGTGGGCAAGCCATCCAGCACTCAAGGACAGCCCGAATGGGCCAGACGCTTGCATCGCTCCCAGCGCCTCGCCCACGGCGCCCAGACCGCCGCCCACGCGGTGCGCGCCGGTGACAGCCATGGCGGCGGAGCCTCGATTTCTCTTTCTGAAGGCGAATGA
- a CDS encoding VirB3 family type IV secretion system protein translates to MTTAFEQLDTVPGWTVPVHRALTEQILLGGAPRAIAILNGTLAGAVGLGLRLWLAGLLIWAIGHFTAAWAARRDPLFFEVGRRHMRLPGHLSV, encoded by the coding sequence ATGACAACCGCTTTCGAACAGCTCGACACAGTGCCGGGGTGGACCGTGCCCGTGCACCGGGCGCTGACCGAGCAGATCCTGCTCGGGGGCGCGCCGCGCGCAATCGCGATCCTGAATGGCACGCTGGCGGGCGCTGTCGGTCTTGGGCTGCGGCTCTGGCTGGCCGGTCTTCTGATATGGGCAATCGGACATTTTACGGCGGCATGGGCTGCCAGGCGCGATCCGCTTTTTTTCGAAGTCGGGCGCCGGCACATGCGGCTGCCCGGGCATCTGTCGGTTTGA
- the trbK-alt gene encoding putative entry exclusion protein TrbK-alt — protein sequence MDGKTLARVVAVVLVAVAMTATALEMSRKEHKPVGEGQHTPAASVPNSHRDGLRRCQALGEAALRDDGCARLWAEQRDRFLGLEKPSGNSIVEPATSRSPDASQHEAR from the coding sequence ATGGACGGCAAAACCCTCGCTCGCGTCGTGGCCGTCGTCTTGGTCGCCGTCGCCATGACGGCGACGGCGCTCGAGATGAGCCGGAAGGAACACAAACCGGTGGGGGAGGGTCAGCACACACCGGCGGCCTCGGTCCCGAATTCGCATCGCGATGGCCTGCGCCGCTGCCAGGCGCTCGGCGAGGCTGCCCTGCGTGATGATGGATGTGCGCGGCTGTGGGCCGAACAGCGTGATCGCTTCCTCGGTCTGGAAAAGCCGTCGGGGAATTCGATCGTCGAGCCGGCCACTTCGCGGTCGCCGGATGCTAGCCAGCACGAGGCCCGGTAG
- a CDS encoding TrbC/VirB2 family protein: MIRLSSRCHASLAAASSAIALNLMVAPGAFASGSSMPWEQPLEKILQSVEGPVSKIVAVIIIIVTGLTLAFGDSSGGFRRLIQIVFGLSIAFAASSFFLSFFSFGGGALI, encoded by the coding sequence ATGATCCGCCTTTCTTCGCGCTGCCACGCCAGCCTGGCGGCGGCCAGTTCCGCCATTGCCCTCAACCTCATGGTCGCGCCGGGCGCCTTTGCGTCGGGCTCCTCGATGCCGTGGGAACAGCCGCTCGAGAAGATCCTGCAGTCGGTCGAAGGACCGGTGTCCAAGATCGTCGCCGTCATCATCATCATCGTCACCGGCCTGACGCTGGCCTTCGGCGACAGTTCGGGTGGCTTCAGGCGGCTGATCCAGATCGTTTTCGGCCTTTCGATCGCCTTCGCGGCCTCAAGCTTTTTCCTTTCGTTCTTCTCGTTCGGCGGCGGAGCGTTGATCTGA